Proteins co-encoded in one Theileria equi strain WA chromosome 3, complete sequence genomic window:
- a CDS encoding hypothetical protein (encoded by transcript BEWA_007390A) translates to MGSKCANPNVDLEFGDDSSECLHELLQDADTPNEEEPYPSDYISALVRYDNYRSIIDENISKSEGDPFILNDEAKSFKYQPDQAYGYFDCNCDNGINLFSCKIRSKDNRSADSFAIIEKEVCDACLGPLASDKAKCRHCGTVIHSKCYGLVHNSPSVFLFECDVCRNKTPGTKLPLCFICNTSGGIMRYNKGKRVWNHLSCIFFTEGSDISFKHLHKQHSPSTKGTQYEHAAAICDACGLSSGVIFPCSFPKCFRYLHPRCAMNRKSGYVGRAFSSIVEFNSVMGIQYFTFKGAFCQEHTDLEFISTSLQMEAKRRAVLVYRGRSTYSKYQKVVSDLLLATNSVDDYSLDASERMSRPNPLVPTIKMTSTFSPPEYLEIEPENLRPKRKLSDIVDAFSNDISETFDYIGEFKSDIHNADDIVLNIKTPETNIKIKTPLEVNNIQKTDSSDPNKYRGQRLLWQKYEFFKRISFGPAALDILNSQDMVSRKKILQEILPLDSNLLSYDLLEPGELSECFIQQIFSNCKGILSLLDSIKFSLDLDSQNQTKLSPSTNDTKYIRFHVLVDTGISCGIIVFKANRKLLDNVFRGYFLENCDPSSLSYANVFIDQEIRHIISQVHNDLIRTTYASGAGHIGAKITNGKDIDFLTGIMAYGLKDDLRYLNSVMSLSSKESDLFRARRNILKKSSVSRPSLKNLQLDKFIPLSMFECEILKRCVFEMSLATDVEMKLAVMNDRISANKDTSCLNYIDWSLIMEKIKNIIGDLPSTTNTPVYSASKPLLPKISSLKSTQSAPKDVTTKGIISTQSPLTPNVDTLQIQTVRLGRWNWPCIDEKDFVLRQKELLEAELKVVLKELSHVRENLCSSILEENSSGLRMSERFSFYNMMLSKYEAVERWSDLVSYISLGCRDVIDIPPQTQAKQQEHNNISLVSKTSTSISRESIKAESSQSVSEPKKSFKKNTSVAEALFCSVCFRCFSTNLNPLYTCSRCYMNCHKNCYGIGRGRRDIDQNDYICRRCEYEKRVLGGHWQTGFKSCSVICIICGRGGGAFKRCEGDDWAHVFCLISLMPETKCNDYISLEPWNIRGIASWRKEELCVVCGINWGVVLKCDDCHVYAHPFCAWLHGFRFTVDTNYNHLFKGFNGDPLLQRITLKFFCNLHDKDRNWVEQMSIRNKRFLNRDTASSLFENKDKKKKSQTQQSDSLVKNESLNLFNTASLSRCGVCFGIEARHCCRKCKVFVHDSCYIDNQAAEYNQCYGDNDLTSISGDKSSLSKNKLSSQDKKIAPSPLFIPSQNTEEPTSSAAERETYSLTFLCDPCRNSDSRARCSICERDSGVLKELPGNSAGSLYFHIICAICFPKETLDLCLGTKRSDVKDLHFVDSQACDVCNCRSGFKLECFQKDCRIKFHPVCGLNSKFVIEPHSMALNEGERYVAFCQQHSLVNNTVSNNVKLLLRFRLNLILLKNIIGDIASKDSVYQSLLRKKQEILNEECPIQSIIRHHNSS, encoded by the coding sequence ATGGGTTCGAAATGTGCGAATCCAAATGTCGATTTGGAGTTTGGAGATGATTCTAGTGAGTGTTTGCACGAACTTTTACAAGACGCAGACACTCCTAACGAAGAGGAACCATACCCGTCAGATTACATCTCTGCTTTGGTAAGATATGACAATTACAGATCAattattgatgaaaatatttccaagTCTGAGGGAGACCCTTTTATTCTTAATGACGAAGCAAAATCCTTCAAGTATCAACCAGATCAAGCTTACGGATACTTTGATTGCAATTGTGACAACGGAATCAATTTGTTTTCATGTAAGATACGTTCTAAGGACAACAGAAGTGCAGACTCATTTGCCATTATTGAGAAGGAGGTCTGTGACGCATGTTTGGGTCCTCTGGCATCTGATAAAGCCAAATGTAGACACTGTGGCACGGTAATACATTCCAAATGTTATGGTTTAGTTCATAATTCACCATCGGTTTTTCTGTTTGAATGTGACGTTTGTAGGAATAAAACGCCTGGAACAAAACTTCCATTGTGTTTTATCTGTAACACTTCCGGTGGAATAATGCGTTATAATAAAGGAAAAAGAGTTTGGAACCACTTAAGttgcatatttttcacTGAAGGTTCAGATATTAGTTTTAAGCATTTACACAAACAACACTCACCTAGCACAAAAGGGACACAGTATGAACATGCTGCCGCAATCTGTGATGCGTGTGGTTTATCATCTGGTGTAATTTTCCCCTGCTCATTTCCAAAATGTTTCAGATATCTGCACCCACGCTGTGCAATGAATCGCAAATCTGGTTACGTAGGAAGGGCGTTTTCAAGCATAGTAGAGTTTAATTCCGTTATGGGAATCCAGTATTTTACGTTTAAGGGCGCATTTTGTCAAGAACACACTGATTTGGAGTTTATTAGCACGTCCCTTCAAATGGAAGCTAAAAGGCGTGCTGTGTTAGTTTATAGGGGAAGAAGTACATATAGTAAATATCAAAAGGTAGTATCTGATCTTTTACTTGCGACAAATAGTGTTGATGATTACAGTTTGGATGCTTCAGAAAGAATGTCACGTCCAAACCCCTTAGTTCCAACCATAAAAATGACTAGTACATTCTCACCTCCAGAGTATCTTGAGATAGAACCTGAGAATTTGAGACCCAAGAGAAAACTGTCTGATATTGTGGATGCGTTTAGCAATGATATAAGTGAGACTTTTGATTATATAGGAGAATTTAAATCAGATATTCATAATGCCGATGACATTGttttgaatataaaaacaCCTGaaacaaatataaagatTAAGACTCCGTTGGAAGTtaataatatacaaaagaCGGATTCAAGTGATCCTAATAAGTACAGAGGCCAACGTTTACTTTGGCAAAAGTATGAGTTTTTCAAGCGTATATCGTTTGGTCCCGCTGCTCTAGATATATTGAATAGCCAGGATATGGTTTCGAGaaagaaaattttacagGAGATTTTGCCATTAGACAGCAATTTGCTTTCATATGATTTATTAGAACCGGGAGAACTATCTGAGTGTTTTATACAGCAAATATTCTCTAATTGCAAGGGTATACTGTCTTTGTTGGATTCTATCAAATTTTCTTTGGATTTGGATTCGCAAAACCAAACCAAGttatctccatccacaaATGATACGAAATACATTCGCTTTCACGTATTAGTAGATACAGGTATATCTTGTGGTATCATTGTTTTTAAGGCGAATAGAAAGTTACTAGACAATGTTTTTAGAGGTTACTTCCTGGAAAATTGCGATCCTTCATCACTTTCTTATGCTAACGTTTTCATAGATCAAGAAATTAGACATATAATTTCTCAGGTGCACAATGATTTGATAAGAACAACCTACGCATCTGGAGCAGGCCATATTGGTGCTAAGATAACTAATGGTAAGGACATTGATTTTTTGACTGGAATAATGGCATATGGATTAAAGGATGATTTGAGATATTTAAATAGCGTAATGTCATTGTCTTCTAAGGAGAGTGACCTATTTAGGGCACGtagaaatattttaaaaaagaGTTCCGTTTCTAGACCATCTTTaaaaaatttgcaattaGACAAATTTATACCTCTTTCAATGTTTGAATGTGAGATACTCAAGCGTTGTGTTTTTGAAATGAGTCTCGCTACAGATGTAGAGATGAAATTGGCCGTTATGAATGATAGAATCTCTGCAAATAAGGACACTAGCTGTCTGAATTATATTGATTGGTCACTTATTATGGaaaagattaaaaatatcattgGTGATTTACCAAGTACAACGAATACACCTGTATATTCGGCGTCTAAACCGCTTTTACCAAAAATTTCATCACTAAAGAGCACTCAATCAGCGCCAAAAGATGTTACTACGAAGGGCATAATATCTACACAAAGTCCCCTCACGCCAAATGTTGACACCTTACAGATACAAACAGTCCGTTTAGGTAGATGGAATTGGCCTTGTATTGATGAGAAGGATTTCGTATTAAGACAGAAGGAATTATTGGAAGCAGAATTGAAAGTTGTTTTGAAGGAACTATCACATGTACGTGAAAATCTCTGTTCTAGCATTTTGGAGGAGAATTCGTCTGGGTTAAGGATGTCAGAAAGGTTTTCCTTTTATAATATGATGCTCTCGAAATATGAGGCAGTGGAGAGATGGAGTGATTTAGTCAGTTATATTTCTTTGGGTTGTCGTGATGTTATTGATATTCCACCTCAGACCCAAGCTAAACAACAGGAACACAACAATATTAGTTTGGTTTCCAAGACTTCAACTTCAATATCTAGGGAGTCCATCAAGGCAGAAAGTTCACAATCTGTCTCTGAACCTAAGAAATCATTTAAAAAGAATACTTCTGTAGCTGAGGCATTGTTTTGCAGCGTCTGCTTTAGGTGTTTTAGTACGAATTTGAACCCTCTTTATACATGTTCACGCTGCTACATGAATTGCCACAAAAATTGTTATGGTATAGGAAGGGGCCGAAGGGATATTGATCAGAATGATTATATCTGTCGAAGATGTGAATATGAGAAAAGAGTTTTAGGTGGACATTGGCAAACAGGATTTAAAAGTTGCAGTGTTATTTGTATAATTTGTGGAAGAGGTGGCGGAGCATTTAAACGCTGTGAAGGTGACGATTGGGCTCATGTTTTTTGCCTAATTTCTCTAATGCCTGAGACTAAGTGTAATGATTATATTTCTCTTGAACCATGGAATATACGTGGAATAGCTTCTTGGCGTAAGGAGGAGCTTTGTGTTGTTTGTGGAATAAATTGGGGTGTCGTTTTGAAATGTGATGATTGCCATGTTTATGCTCACCCTTTTTGTGCGTGGCTTCACGGCTTTAGATTTACAGTAGATACTAATTACAACCATCTTTTCAAGGGATTCAATGGAGATCCACTTTTACAGCGTATAACTTTAAAGTTTTTTTGTAATTTACATGATAAAGATCGTAACTGGGTGGAACAAATGTCCATAAGAAATAAAAGGTTTTTAAATAGAGACACCGCCTCTTCTTTGTTTGAAAACAAGGACAAGAAAAAGAAGTCACAAACACAACAGTCTGATAGCTTAGTAAAAAATGAGTCCTTGAATCTATTTAATACTGCAAGTTTGAGTCGATGTGGAGTATGCTTTGGAATTGAGGCCAGACACTGCTGCAGGAAATGCAAGGTGTTTGTCCATGATTCCTGTTACATAGATAATCAAGCGGCAGAATATAATCAATGTTACGGTGATAATGATCTTACTAGTATTTCTGGGGATAAAAGTTCATTATCTAAGAATAAATTAAGTTCACAGGACAAAAAGATAGCACCATCACCGTTATTTATTCCATCGCAAAATACGGAAGAGCCAACTTCTAGTGCGGCTGAAAGAGAGACATATAGTCTTACATTTCTCTGTGACCCATGCCGAAACTCTGATTCGAGGGCCCGTTGCTCTATATGTGAAAGAGATTCGGGTGTGCTAAAGGAGTTACCTGGAAACTCCGCCGGCTCCTTGTACTTTCATATTATTTGTGCAATTTGTTTTCCAAAGGAGACGCTGGACCTATGTTTGGGCACAAAACGGTCGGATGTTAAGGATCTGCATTTTGTCGATTCTCAGGCTTGCGATGTTTGCAATTGCCGCTCTGGATTTAAATTGGAGTGTTTTCAGAAAGATTGCAGGATTAAGTTTCATCCGGTTTGTGGGTTGAATAGTAAATTTGTCATAGAACCGCATTCAATGGCTTTAAATGAGGGAGAAAGATATGTTGCGTTTTGCCAACAACACTCTTTGGTGAATAACACAGTTAGCAATAATGTAAAGCTATTGTTAAGGTTCAGACTGAATCTTATCCTtctaaaaaatataattgGAGATATTGCCTCCAAGGATTCGGTTTATCAGTCTTTACTCCGCAAGAAACAGGAGATACTTAATGAGGAGTGTCCTATCCAATCTATCATCAGACACCATAATAGCTCCTAG
- a CDS encoding valyl-tRNA synthetase, putative (encoded by transcript BEWA_007400A), with protein sequence MDVAFVSIQTVVTKLSFLLCILYCFYEYECFSIKKTTYLCPQALSRSRDSIPFALPTIKDADLVKLLAPPPNLTGELHIGHGMNLVGGDIFLKYCEMSGTNVDVAFGNDHAGHGFQKWFTKKYGTFGSESQRLKMAFRECGLLRNKHLANLYNLDINWNYSNWTLDRRSKKITKDVFMEFYNSGLLEESYWPTFARYRNNSVEIISAAEVDINTKERVVYEIIFPVKDTDEKIIATTTHPEFYHGTAALGVSSELFKSLTGKQAIMPNNGRVIPILSLNDRELGKAKLIIPAHFESDFFIAKEHNLDIINIVRMDGKLQNVPSRLVSLTLNDAKDDFLSFSRVAGKVCEQSPFDILDENARVIIIPTAHWLLNVDTMSKVAIDLLETERVKVYPECRKSILKKRLESKRQWCVSRNGWWGITLPIWYLTNGVMSKMLFANSLGEAENLAERYLKMPFSEALDIGYTIKADTRVFDTWFTSALWPIITQFSDKSSEQNASTKRLVYTCYDILESWITKMLILCPKFLDNNPPFDDIFLHGMVTDGHGKKMSKSLGNTVTLGSLINNNRKKTKNIYSDGAKSACRMKLASLTSQSDFAHSFTHACNEIEYLLTKVLQITKFIQKVSEEALISNISEIQFQLESDFLRYYLSPSFSHLGINVGSYIENFRFDRAILSLEKYVKIFSSYLIPYYRLRKKDIGFLVYSYLDMLRLMIPFASSFIYSMELPLNLKSMKDMHNWPKFESEERSNKLDEFMKIMQLIRKKVAEGDTDISLEAPESILNTLLLEKDYVEYLLQLTYNSVPKLNFY encoded by the exons ATGGATGTAGCTTTCGTCTCAATCCAGACCGTTGTTACtaaattatcatttttactCTGTATATTATATTGCTTTTACGAATATGAATGCTTTTCGATAAAGAAAACCACCTATTTATGCCCACAGGCTCTATCTCGCAGCAGGGATTCCATCCCTTTTGCGCTTCCCACGATTAAAG ATGCAGACCTTGTAAAGTTGTTGGCACCTCCTCCAAATCTTACGGGGGAATTACACATTGGACACGGTATGAATTTGGTTGGAGGAGACATTTTTCTCAAATACTGTGAGATGAGTGGTACAAATGTAGATGTAGCATTTGGGAATGATCATGCAGGCCACGGATTCCAGAAGTGGTTCACCAAAAAATATGGTACCTTTGGTTCCGAATCTCAACGACTAAAAATGGCATTTAGAGAATGTGGACTACTTAGAAACAAACATTTGGCCAATCTGTACAACTTGGATATTAACTGGAATTATTCCAATTGGACGCTTGATAGAAGAAGTAAGAAGATAACAAAGGATGTATTTATGGAGTTCTATAATAGTGGTTTATTGGAGGAATCATATTGGCCAACATTTGCAAGATATCGCAACAATTCTGTAGAAATTATATCCGCAGCAGAAGTTGATATAAATACCAAAGAGAGGGTTGTTTATGAGATAATATTCCCTGTTAAAGATACGGATGAAAAAATAATTGCGACAACTACACATCCAGAATTTTATCACGGAACAGCAGCTTTGGGAGTGTCTTCCGAACTATTTAAGAGTTTAACAGGAAAACAAGCCATAATGCCTAACAATGGTAGAGTGATCCCGATATTATCCTTGAATGATCGTGAACTGGGAAAGGCAAAGTTAATAATACCTGCCCACTTTGAATCAGACTTTTTTATTGCCAAGGAACATAATCTTGACATAATAAACATTGTGAGGATGGACGGAAAACTTCAAAATGTTCCATCACGTTTGGTAAGTCTAACCTTGAACGATGCAAAAGATGATTTTCTGTCATTTTCCAGAGTTGCTGGAAAAGTTTGTGAACAATCACCATTTGATATATTGGACGAAAATGCTAGGGTAATAATAATTCCAACTGCTCATTGGTTGTTGAATGTAGATACTATGTCTAAAGTTGCAATAGATTTGTTGGAAACAGAGAGAGTAAAAGTATACCCAGAATGTCGTAAGTCCATACTAAAAAAGCGTTTAGAAAGTAAAAGACAATGGTGCGTTAGCAGAAATGGTTGGTGGGGAATTACGTTACCAATATGGTACTTAACCAATGGCGTAATGTCTAAGATGTTGTTTGCTAACAGCCTTGGGGAAGCAGAAAATCTGGCAGAGagatatttaaaaatgcCATTTTCTGAAGCTTTGGATATTGGATATACTATAAAGGCTGACACACGTGTATTTGATACATGGTTCACTTCAGCATTATGGCCAATCATTACGCAATTTTCTGACAAATCATCTGAGCAGAATGCTAGCACCAAGAGACTTGTTTATACATGTTATGATATTTTAGAGAGTTGGATAACAAAAATGCTCATTTTAtgtccaaaatttttggataacAATCCGCCGTTTgatgatatatttttacatgGGATGGTCACTGACGGTCACGGTAAAAAGATGAGCAAATCCTTAGGAAACACGGTGACACTTGGTTCGCTCATTAATAACAATAGAAAAAAAACCAAGAACATATACAGCGATGGAGCTAAGTCTGCGTGTAGGATGAAACTGGCTTCTTTGACATCTCAATCTGACTTTGCTCATAGTTTTACACACGCTTGTAATGAAATAGAATATTTGCTTACTAAAGTTTTACAAATCACAAAATTCATACAAAAAGTTAGTGAAGAGGCTCTTATTAGTAACATTTCTGAAATTCAATTTCAGTTAGAGTCGGATTTTCTAAGGTACTATCTAAGTCCTAGTTTCTCACATCTTGGAATTAATGTTGGCTCTtatattgaaaattttagaTTTGATAGAGCTATATTATCGCTAGAAAAATATGTCAAGATATTTTCCAGTTATTTAATTCCATATTATAGACTAAGAAAAAAGGATATAGGATTTTTGGTTTATAGTTATTTGGATATGCTTAGATTAATGATTCCATTTGCATCTAGCTTTATTTACTCGATGGAATTGCCTTTAAATCTAAAATCTATGAAAGATATGCATAATTGGCCAAAGTTTGAGAGTGAAGAACGCTCAAATAAGCTAGATGAGTTCATGAAAATAATGCAGCTTATACGTAAGAAGGTAGCCGAGGGGGACACTGATATATCGCTAGAAGCTCCGGAATCAATATTAAATACTCTACTATTGGAAAAGGATTATGTAGAATATCTACTACAATTGACATATAATAGTGTCCCAAAGTTAAATTTTTACTAG
- a CDS encoding phosphatidylinositol 3- and 4-kinase domain-containing protein (encoded by transcript BEWA_007410A), whose amino-acid sequence MVKRLLIKKLCLPSGTEVKDLRILYKGNELPNYRTMDSYINNSRSEYKLYWSVKETNPEFGIRPLGIKIPSKMQNIINDILLSMKHNIKPKLTMDGTGGTYQMFNKLRKCCAIFKPIDEEAFTPYNPRGYEGKMNQQGFRTGVLSGEGASREVAAYLLDEAYGGLCGVPITTMVEASHSAFKNSCDSKYTTDFEPGAKWKPGSLQEYIESRGTSGNYNPNLFSISDVHRIGILDLRVLNLDRNDENILVVNTTYSKQSSNSNRKYRLVPIDHGLILPDAIDIADIDLVWFTWPQSEVPFSQDELDLIYSFDPDKDAERLKKHLHIRSECLRTMKVTVRLLQIAASMHLNLKQIAQIVCRNDIDTPSELEITIKIAIERAYKITDSTSLMTTNRLGYNIDLIEHAGKVNQCKPAVFIDDDSSSSTSSSDNEDEIVSNTLPNVDELPSSTFFNYNNAEDLKYTNLVHTGRTKRATHRRRKPQQSEKSIWSLEDSRGHPIQFDWDAAFENTFFRLLEEMFIGGIQSSHPSWKKYQYNGETTEQFPWLNEDTHTFAFTHCWFKRD is encoded by the coding sequence ATGGTTAAAAGACTGCTTATAAAGAAGCTTTGTCTACCTTCTGGTACAGAGGTAAAAGACTTAAGGATTCTATACAAGGGAAATGAACTTCCAAATTATCGGACTATGGATTCCTACATAAACAATAGTAGAAGTGAATATAAACTGTACTGGTCTGTTAAGGAAACCAACCCTGAATTTGGAATCCGTCCTTTGGGTATAAAAATACCCTCCAAAATGCAAAATATAATTAACGATATTTTGCTGTCTATGAAACATAACATCAAGCCAAAGTTGACAATGGATGGGACAGGTGGAACATATCAAATGTTTAACAAACTACGTAAATGCTGTGCAATATTTAAACCGatagatgaagaagctTTTACTCCATATAACCCTCGCGGGTACGAAGGTAAAATGAATCAGCAGGGATTCAGAACGGGTGTCTTATCTGGAGAAGGAGCCAGTAGAGAGGTGGCTGCCTATTTGTTGGATGAGGCCTACGGGGGTTTGTGCGGAGTACCCATAACAACCATGGTTGAGGCATCCCACAGCGCATTCAAAAACAGCTGTGATTCTAAATACACCACTGATTTTGAACCTGGAGCTAAATGGAAACCTGGTTCGCTGCAAGAGTATATAGAATCTAGAGGCACCAGTGGAAATTATAATCCAAATTTGTTTAGTATTTCTGATGTCCACAGAATTGGTATTCTTGACTTGAGGGTTTTAAATCTGGAcagaaatgatgaaaacaTATTGGTTGTTAACACTACTTACAGTAAGCAATCTAGTAACAGTAACCGAAAGTATAGACTTGTTCCTATTGATCATGGACTCATATTGCCTGACGCTATAGATATCGCTGACATAGATCTGGTATGGTTTACTTGGCCACAATCAGAAGTGCCATTTTCACAAGATGAACTTGATCTCATTTACTCATTTGATCCTGATAAAGATGCAGAAAGACTAAAAAAACATCTCCACATCAGATCTGAATGCTTGAGAACTATGAAAGTCACGGTTAGATTGTTACAAATTGCTGCTAGTATGCATCTTAATCTCAAGCAAATTGCACAAATTGTTTGCAGAAATGACATAGATACCCCATCTGAACTGGAAATTACTATTAAAATTGCTATTGAACGAGCATATAAAATCACAGACTCAACGTCATTGATGACAACAAACAGATTGGGATATAATATAGACCTTATAGAACATGCTGGGAAAGTAAACCAGTGCAAACCAGCTGTATTTATAGACGATGATAGTAGTAGTTCTACATCATCATCTGACAACGAGGATGAGATCGTTTCCAACACGCTTCCTAACGTTGATGAGCTACCGTCATCAACGTTTTTCAATTACAACAATGCCGAAGACCTAAAATATACTAATCTAGTTCACACTGGACGCACTAAACGTGCCACACATAGAAGAAGAAAACCTCAACAATCTGAAAAATCCATATGGTCTTTAGAAGATAGTAGAGGGCATCCAATACAATTTGATTGGGATGCCGCATTTGAAAATACATTTTTCAGATTGCTCGAGGAAATGTTTATAGGTGGTATTCAATCATCACATCCAAGCTGGAAAAAATACCAGTATAACGGAGAAACAACCGAACAATTTCCGTGGCTAAATGAAGACACACATACATTTGCCTTTACACACTGTTGGTTTAAACGTGActaa
- a CDS encoding uncharacterized protein (encoded by transcript BEWA_007420A), giving the protein MALTCKSLLYRIIELRVPIEGEPWKVYALGVINMVLFGWGMILSGFMNNCAEDVIIGLMQFIIPFVGWIWAIFWGILIVSHKFADTRSNNRLKNDTVVSDF; this is encoded by the coding sequence ATGGCGCTAACTTGTAAATCCCTTTTATATAGGATAATTGAGTTGCGTGTTCCTATAGAAGGGGAACCATGGAAAGTATATGCATTGGGGGTCATAAACATGGTATTGTTCGGTTGGGGAATGATATTGAGTGGTTTTATGAATAATTGTGCGGAAGATGTGATAATTGGACTTATGCAATTCATAATACCGTTCGTTGGTTGGATTTGGGCAATATTTTGGGGGATTCTCATCGTTTCACATAAATTTGCGGACACAAGAAGCAATAATAGACTCAAAAATGACACAGTGGTCTCCGATTTCTAG
- a CDS encoding hypothetical protein (encoded by transcript BEWA_007430A), with protein sequence MSAATLWKNYKLDDVINRMIYQRFPEGNKIVCNNAKMVIESTNMFTNDQYTLPQSVDVHIRELYPILHRIKSESKSLSVQELGNMAHSLDTIRSAPTDIHGTFDMDCKTPMHNYDTFTNIEDKGEYNIEEFRSMDCHGGNMFGYTNTNGSPSSDSIYKLDFNTPIFRDGPQYIGAGGYTGEMQKYDPSDFDFKDEFLTAFQPGNEYHNDYTTLETPVANTSKINDNFNSDTLVSSFAWEQKLNQNTKVSATPNNLFSNTGYFDNKPNTISDSVNRPGNLWNESDSFNFRSNFNPDSPIRSIKNDLDIRFPYVSTPTPQRSYFNYI encoded by the coding sequence ATGTCTGCCGCCACTTTGTGGAAAAACTATAAGCTGGATGATGTCATAAACAGGATGATCTATCAGAGATTCCCCGAAGGCAACAAAATAGTGTGTAACAACGCCAAAATGGTCATTGAATCCACAAACATGTTTACGAATGACCAATACACACTCCCCCAATCTGTAGACGTTCATATTCGTGAACTCTATCCTATTCTACATCGAATAAAATCGGAAAGTAAATCACTATCTGTCCAAGAACTGGGAAATATGGCACATTCGCTGGATACTATACGTTCAGCTCCAACTGATATACATGGAACTTTCGATATGGACTGTAAAACTCCTATGCATAATTATGACACATTCACGAATATCGAAGATAAGGGGGAATATAATATCGAGGAATTTCGTAGTATGGATTGTCACGGAGGAAATATGTTTGGTTATACAAATACCAATGGGTCCCCCTCAAGCGACTCTATCTATAAATTAGATTTTAATACGCCCATATTTAGAGATGGACCTCAATATATCGGTGCTGGAGGGTATACAGGTGAAATGCAGAAATATGATCCAAGTGATTTTGATTTCAAAGATGAATTCCTAACCGCATTTCAACCTGGAAACGAATATCACAATGACTACACTACTCTGGAAACTCCTGTGGCAAACACGAGCAAGATAAATGACAATTTTAACAGCGACACACTGGTTTCTTCATTCGCATGGGAGCAAAAGTTAAATCAAAACACTAAAGTTAGTGCGACCCCAAACAATCTCTTCTCTAACACTGGTTATTTCGACAATAAACCAAACACAATATCGGACTCTGTTAACAGACCTGGCAATCTTTGGAATGAATCAGATAGCTTTAATTTCCGTTCTAACTTTAATCCAGACTCGCCCATTAGGTCaataaaaaatgatttGGACATAAGGTTCCCTTACGTAAGCACACCTACTCCCCAAAGGTCTTATTTTAACTACATATAA
- a CDS encoding sybindin-like family domain-containing protein (encoded by transcript BEWA_007440A): MLSLFMINKHGCLIYYKCLNGNDTLSSNDIIRLASTLHGLSTISLKLCIPKSSDTHTVLPKPKGITYIESDVFRLQCLESLTGLCIFIVCDTNRPSKSHVNIILNYIYELYSDFVQKCPFHQLDMPIRSKLFEEQIALYFKDWS; the protein is encoded by the exons ATGTTGTCATTGTTTATGATCAACAAACACGGTTGTTTGATTTACTACAAG TGTCtaaatggaaatgatacTCTATCGTCTAATGATATAATCCGTTTAGCCAGTACGCTACATGGTTTATCTACAATTTCTCTAAAGTTATGTATTCCCAAGTCTAGTGACACACACACAGTACTTCCTAAACCAAAAG GTATAACATATATCGAATCGGACGTGTTTCGTTTGCAATGTTTGGAGAGTTTAACAG GGCTATGTATATTTATAGTATGTGATACAAATAGGCCGTCTAAGTCTCACGTAAACATTATTTTGAACTACATCTACGAGTTGTACTCCGATTTTGTCCAAAAATGCCCATTCCACCAACTTGACATGCCTATACGTTCCAAATTATTTGAGGAACAGATTGCTTTGTATTTTAAGGATTGGTCTTAA